One Aegilops tauschii subsp. strangulata cultivar AL8/78 chromosome 7, Aet v6.0, whole genome shotgun sequence genomic window carries:
- the LOC123494688 gene encoding uncharacterized protein — MGAVPSTPRLGEAGSASPGEAPSTPRLREAGSASLGAAEQMFAALVGDKAYPISSEFWRQLLELPLTLQGLRDRVLQACHPFAQNNYHTTHLAKILIHLVWCLQECTSASSVSSSVYRKAINAAYISSIFLKLITENAKADNWQELCLDTNKDEKGLENFPSDQSVEYFLMKGVPNYIGSVDISPESCYLHQELLNLMLVLLSTQLCSGPSPEPKDVHPFIDAAMLQDASIVASVVQKLLLNFVRRPQIPSNGSHPVFSDDGGPGVMQRVGSAAGNAGYIFHRTCL; from the exons ATGGGGGCGGTGCCGTCGACGCCGAGGCTGGGCGAGGCGGGCTCCGCGTCGCCGGGGGAGGCGCCGTCGACGCCGAGGCTGCGCGAGGCGGGCTCCGCATCGCTGGGGGCGGCGGAGCAGATGTTCGCCGCGCTCGTCGGCGACAAGGCCTACCCGATCTCCTCCGAGTTCTGGAGGCAGCTGCTCGAGCTGCCCCTCACCCTGCAGGGGCTGCGGGACCGCGTGCTGCAGGCCTGCCACCCCTTCG CACAAAACAACTACCATACGACGCATCTTGCAAAGATCTTGATCCATTTGGTTTGGTGTTTGCAAGAGTGCACATCGGCTTCTTCTGTATCTTCTAGCGTCTATAGAAAGGCTATTAATGCTGCCTACATCTCATCCATATTTCTCAAGCTCATTACTGAGAACGCCAAGGCAGATAATTGGCAAGAGCTATGCCTTGACACGAACAAAGATGAAAAGGGGCTGGAAAATTTTCCTTCTG ACCAAAGTGTGGAGTATTTTCTGATGAAAGGGGTGCCGAACTACATTGGTAGTGTAGATATAAG TCCGGAGTCATGCTACCTACATCAGGAGCTTCTAAACTTGATGCTAGTCCTTTTGTCGACTCAGTTATGTTCTGGACCATCTCCAGAACCAAAAGATGTGCATCCTTTCATTGATGCGGCTATGCTTCAG GATGCTTCCATAGTAGCTTCCGTTGTTCAAAAGTTGCTACTTAATTTTGTAAGACGGCCACAAATTCCTTCAAATGGTTCACACCCTGTTTTCtctgatgatggtgggcctggtGTTATGCAACGAGTTGGTTCAGCAGCTGGTAATGCGGGTTATATTTTCCACAGGACATGCTTATAG